From the Pseudomonadota bacterium genome, the window AAGATCATCAGAACGGCGAGGATAATACCGGGAATAATACTGCCGAAAAAAAGTCTGGCGATGGATTGGCCGGTATAAATACCGAAAACCACCAGGACGATGCTGGGGGGGATAACAACTCCCAGGGTAGAGCCGGCGGCGATGGAGCCGGTAATCAGGATCGGATGATAATGATATTTTTTCATCTCCGGCAGCGCTACTGAAGTCATGGTGGCCGCGGTTGCCGTATTGGAACCGCTGATGGCGGCAAAACCGGCACAGGCCATGATGGTTGACATTGCCAAACCGCCCCGGGTCTGGCCTAGGCAGGTATAGGCGGCATTATAGAGTTTAGTATTGACATTGGAATGAAAGCAGATCAGACCCATGAAGATGAAGAGGGGAATGATGGTCAGGCCGTATGATGAAAAAGTAGTCCATAATTCGCTGCCAATCATGCCCAGGGCGGCCGTAGGTGAAGCGACATAAGCAACCCCGAGAAAACCGATAATCGCCATGGCAAAACCTACCGGTAGTTGAAACAGGAACATGGATGCCAGCATGATAGCGATACCGACAAGACCCACAATTTCAGGGCTCATGATTCCTCCCGGTGATTTTCAGGCTGGCGCAGGCCCTTCGAGAAATCCAGAAAAAGAATAATCGCCAACAACCCCAGACCAATGGCGACAATAAAAATAAATGGATAATAGCTGATCCTCAAGGTTTCTGACTTTTCACCGCTGTGCCGGATATTTAACCCCCAGACGGCGGTCTGCCAGGAAGCCAGAGTAAAAAAAAGCGCGCTGATGAGATAACTGAAGGTTTTTGCCCGCCGCCGCCAATGAGCATTATAATGATTAGTCAGAATATCAATGGCAACATGATTTTTACGGGTCTGGGTGTAGCCCAGAGCCATGGCGGTGGTTAAAGCACCTAAAAAACCGATCACTTCAAAACTGCCTTTAATCGGCTGCCAGAAACAACGTGAAGCCACATTGGCAAAACCAATAAGCATCATCAAAAGTAGCGATAAACCACCGATAATGATACATATCCGGTTGATGGTGGCGATAATTTTCTCTATTTTATCCACAAAGAATCCATCTTTTCATCAAACCCACTCATTTGCGATTGCTCCCTCTTTGATGTATTTAACGCCAAGCATTAGCCGCCCTGAACGCGGCTGTACAAATTACGATTTCATCAATAAGTTCGCGCCGCGTTCAGAGTCGGTCTATATGAAATTGTTCGGCGTTTTTTGGGGCGTATCTTTTTATTATAGGCAGGAGAGACCGCAAAGCTTCATTTACGGAATCATGATCGGGGAAGTATTGAGCAACATCAGGATCAATTACGACAACGTTTGTCTCCTCGGCATATTTCTTTGCATATTTTCCCCTTACACCTTTGCTGAAATCATACTCCTCTAACACGTCAGAATCATTTTGCATTACTTTCATAATATGACCTCTCTTTTTTCGTCGCCTTTCTGGCACTTATTATTCTAATATTGTTACCATGTTCTGTATGCACAATAATTAACGTACGGTCTTTATAGGACATTCCTATCAAAATAAACCGTTCTTCCTTTTCGGAATGAAGAGGGTCATGGATTGTCAATGAAAGAGGGTCCGCAAAAACGGTACTTGCCTCGTCAAAGCTGATTCCATGTTTTTGTTCATTGCTCTTTGCTTTTTCGACATTCCATTAAAACAATAACATGTCCTGCCCTGTTTTTAATGTAATTTTTTTGAATAAAGAATTGTTTTTAGGATGGCAACGAATGTAAGCATAATCATCGGGCCAACCACATAGAGTACGTTTATCATATCATTTTTGTATGCTTGTACAGGTTTGAATAGAAAGATTATCCCAACAACTATCATCAAAAAAGACCAAAATATAAGTTGTTTGTCGCCATAGCAGTTGATTTTGAACCATGCTTCGTTCGAAGTGAATGACTCTTTGATACGAAACCCATATATTTTATTCATTGGAACTTTTCGCATCACAAGAGGGATACCGACGAGAATGTATAAGATGCCAGCAGAAATATTCACAACCCTTATAAGTATATTTAAGTTTTGCATGATTTTCACCGCTAAACATCACTATTATCAGGCTTTTTTGACCTGATAAGTTGATATGTAAGGGTCTTTGTAAGTTCTCAATAACGTCTGGAAAAGCACAAAAGTTTTGGGTTGCGGGCATCGCCGGCCTTAAAGCCTCATGGGGATATAAAGGCAGTAACCGCCTGAAAACATACAAAGGCGGTGGAGAAGATACTCCACCGCCTTTGAGCTTCTATTTACCGTATTCTTTTTCGTACTTGGCCTTTAAACTGTAGAGATCATCGAGAAACTGCTGGCCTGGCAGACCGGCTTCTTTAGTTTTCTGGAGGTAGCCGGTAATCATGAACTTGACTTTATCATTGACTTCCTTGGTTTCGGCGGCTGAAAAACGATAGATGCCAACCCCCTGTTTTTCCTTTGACCAGACCAGTGCGTCTTTTACATGCTGGTCTTCATACTGGCCTGTCCAGAGAGCCTGTTCCCGTCCCAGGTCATTGAAAACCTTTTTTACGTCAGCGGGCAGGGCATTCCATTTTTTCAGATTCATAACCACGGCAAATGAGGTAGTAGGGCCATTGGTAATGGTCACATGTTTACATAACTCGGCAAATTTAAAATCCTTCATGACTTCAAGGGAAGAGAAAAGTCCTTTGACCACGCCTTTCTGCAGCGATTCCGGAACGCTGGACATGGGCATGGCCACCGGAGTGGCTCCCATGGCATCCAGGTATTTGCCTGAAATACCGGTTCCCCGAATTTCCAGTTTTTTCAGATCACTGAGCTTTTTTACCGCTACTTTGGACATCAGATTGCCCGGAGCACAGGTAAACAGGGTCAAAACCTTGACTTTGTCATAGGATTTGGGCTGATATTTTTGATAGAGGTCCCAGAATGTGAGACTGGCGGCAGTAGCATTGGTGAAGGTAACCGGTAGATCAATGCCCTCCATCAGGGGAAAACGTCCGGGAATGTAGGGTGGGCAGAAACAGCCGATGTCAGCAATGCCGGAGATAACCCCATCTAGCATGTTTTTGGCTCCCAGCAGGGTTCCGCCCGGAAAGGTGGTAACTTTCACCGCTCCATTGGTACGCTTTGCCACTTCTTTCGCCCAGCGTTCCATCTGCACACAGGGGAAGGTGGGAGCCGGGGGGAAATTAGCATATCTCAGCTCAATGGTTTTGGCGCCGGCGGGGGCGGGCAGCGTAAGTCCCAGCGTCAGAAAGGTGCCGATAATCAGCAGGATGAGTGATTTGCCCATAATTTTTCTGGTCATCATTTTTTCCTCCTTAGTCATGCGGTTTGGGTTGGCTTGGCTGTCGGAAAACTGATTCTTAAGTTAAGCTATTAGCGGTTAGCCATTAGCGTTTAGCTTTGAAAAACCAGGGTATTACGTTAATGTGAAATAATATCCCACGGGTGAAAAGTTTATAGTTAATATTCGACTTTGTTTATAAATCGGCAAATTTTTCTTATTTCTCACAGAGACACTGAGTCACAGAGGGCAAATGACAGGGGTTCTCTGTGACTTTGTGTCTCCGTGAGAGTGTTTTTGTCTTTTTTGAAAACGTAGTCGAATATTTACAGTTTATAATGGTAAACATCCTGTAATCATTAAACTAATAGCTTAATTATATTACATTGCTCTTTTTCAGTGATTCCATTTCCGTTTTCTGGATACCCACTTCTTCATGGTAAATCTGCTGATTATGTTCCCCCAGTCTCGGCGGGAAGGGGAGCTGATAATTCATTTCCCGAAGATGTGGTGTGTCGTATGCCGGAGGTGAAAGGGTGACCGTATAGCCACTGTCCGGATCAACGGTTTTCAGCAGATGATCTTTGATAAGAGGATCGTCAAGCAGATCTTTCATCGTGTTAATTTTTGAAGCCGGCAGGGTGATCTGCTGAAATTTTTGCAGAAGTTCTTCACTGGTAAAGGTGATGGTAATGGTTTCAACCTGGCGGTTGAGATTGACGACATCGGCAATCCGGCCGGCATTTTGTCGGTATTTTTCCTGATTAAGGATCGAGAAACCATCCAGTTCAGTTAATGCCTGCCACTGCCGATCATTGCCGACTGCCAGGTAGATGAAGCCATCTTTGGTTTTAAAAACGGAAACTGGGGCGAAGAACTCGTGGGTATTGCCCCGCCGGGAAATATGCCGGTTAAAGGATGCTACCATCGGCAGGTTGATGGCCTGCCAGCTGACCGCGCTTCTGAACATGGAAAAATCAATGCGTGAGCCACTGCCGTTGACCTCCCGTTTAAGCAGGGCCCGCATGGTGAGGGCGTAGACCTGTTCACTGCTGCCCATATCCGGCAGTGGAATCCCCAGCACTTGAGGTGGCCCATCGGGTTCTCCGGTCATTTCCATCAGGCCGCTGCGGGCCTGGAGTATAGGGTCATAGGCACCCTCGTTGCTCTCGGGTCCGAAGCCGGTAACCCCTATCCAGATAAGATCGGATTTGCAAGCGGACAGGGTTTCATAATCTATTCCCAGTTTGACATAATTCTTAGGCAGCTGATTGGTGACAAAAATATCCACATTCAGTCCGACAATGAGTTTCCGCAGTAACTGCTGACCTCTTTTTTCCTTGAGATTCAGGGTGACAGCCTGTTTGCCGGCATTAATGGTTAAAAAATAGGAATTCATTCCTTCTTCCGCCAGCACTGGTTCCCCCACCTGCCGGTTGGGATCAGTAATTATCGGATGCTCAATCCGGATAACCCGGGCTCCTTCATGAACCATTTTATAGGTGAAGTAAGGGACCACGATCGCCTGTTCCAGGCTGATGATGGTTAGTTGATTGAAAAAATCGTCTTGTGCCATACGGTGATCACTCGCTGATAATTGAACAATGGCCGCGCACCTGGAAGCTCATATTTTCCGAAAAATGCTCATTTATGAAAAAAACACCATACATTATCTCTTCTTTATGTATGCATATAAATGTTGATAACGTCATTTGTCAAGTGAAATAATCATAATTGATGATTATGCTTTAATAGCATCATATAACATTGATTTTCATATTATTATCAACTATAACTTTGTTGTAAAAAAATCGTTGACAAATAATTATCATTGCTCTATTTTGTCTAATCAACAATCTTTATGTATACGTAAAAGGGGTAGTAAAGAATGTTAAGCCTGCCAAAAATAGATTATTGCCGGCCGGAGAATGAAGAGGAACTGTTGGCCTGCATGGAAGCCCACCAGGACAACTTTGCCTTGCTGGCGGGAGGCACCGCCCTGGTAAATGATCTCAAGCGCGGATTGCCAAGCGCTCGGGTTTTGATCAGTCTGGGGGCGCTCCAGGAATTGCGAGGCATCGAATATGACCGGGAACAGGATCGATTGATTATTGGTTCCATGACAACCCTGGCGGAGATGTCTGTTTCACCAGTGCTACAGGATTTGCTTCCGGGGTTGATTGAGGCAGTGAATATGGTTGCGGCTCCACCAATCAGGAACCGGGCGACGCTGGGAGGCAACCTTTGTCTGGATACCCGTTGTTACTACTACAATCAGTCACTTGCCTGGCGAAAACTCCGTGAGCCATGTTATAAATGTGGCGGCAAGGTCTGTTTAGCAGTGCCCGGAGCCAAGCAATGTCAGTCAGTCTTCTGTGCCGATCTGCCACCGTTGCTCCTGGCCCTGGGAGCAAAATTGCTTATTGGTCCTGGGGAAACCAGGGAAATGTCCCTGGCGGAATTATATACCGGTAACGGGGTGAGTCCTCATTGTCTTCCAGCCGATGAATATATTAGGAGCATAGTCATTGAAGATACTTCGCGGAAGTGGGGATGCTATCGCAAATTTCGCTTACGTAAATCGCTGGATTTTCCCCTGGCCGGAATAGCAATGGCCGGCGAGAAAACAGAGGATAAATCTTTTAAACAGTTGAAAATTGTTTTGGGTGCACTGGCATCCGGGCCGCTGTTTGTCGAAGTAGCGGCAGAAATTTTATCGGGCGAATCATATGATGATCATGATGCTGTCAAGCAGGCATCGACAGTGCTGGTCGCGTCGGCAAAACCGGTTGCCAATATTGGTTCCCGGCCCGGGCATAGAAAAAAGATGGCCGGTATCCTGCTGCAGAAAATGGTGGCGGACCTTCAGGATAAAAAATAACAACCCAACTTTCTAACTTGTATTGCCAGGGATATATCTCATGGGATGTTCGGGCTTGGCTCATAGCCTGTCTGCGTGCGGCACGCACAGGCAGGCGGTATTGGCCGCCTGGTTGGGGTCAGTTTTAAAACTGTCCCCCATTGTGATTCGCGGCGGACGCCTGGGGACATTGCTTTAGCGCGCCCCACAACCGGCCATGGTCGGCCGGCGAGAATGAGCGAGAGCCATGCCGGAACATCCTTGGAAACGTCTTTCAGCCGTATTTAGAACAACTCAGAAAGTTGNNNNNNNNNNNNNNNNNNNNNNNNNNNNNNNNNNNNNNNNNNNNNNNNNNNNNNNNNNNNNNNNNNNNNNNNNNNNNNNNNNNNNNNNNNNNNNNNNNNNCGCCTGGGGACATTGCTTTAGCGCGCCCCACAACCGGCCATGGTCGGCCGGCGAGAATGAGCGAGAGCCATGCCGGAACATCCTTGGAAACGTCTTTCAGCCGTATTTAGAACAACTCAGAAAGTTGAAATAATAATCCCGTTTAGATTGGGGAGATGATGATGGAAAAAAGAGAGTTGATTCTTAATATCAATAATGAAATTCACCACCTGGAAGTATTTCCTCATGAAACGCTTCGGGAAGTATTGCGTGACCGCCTTGGCCTTACGGGAACCAAGGCGGCCTGTGATGACGGCAGCTGCGGCTCCTGTACGGTTTTGCTGGAAGGCCAGCCGGTGCGCTCCTGCCTGCTGCTGGCGGTTGAAGTTGAACACCAGCATATTATCACCATCGAAGGATTGGCTGAAGGCGAGAAGCTTCATCCCATGCAGCAGTCTTTTGTCGACCACCATGCCATTCAATGCGGGTTTTGCTCCCCGGGCATGATTTTAACCGGGGTGGCGGCGGTCGAAAACCAGGATAAACCGCTCAACCGGGATGAGATCCGTGAGGTTGTTTCCGGCAATCTTTGCCGCTGCACCGGCTATGCCAAAATTATTGATGCCATTGAGGATGTCTCAAAAAAACAGTAAGTATTAGGTGCTACTGCCAAAAAATGCAAACCAGAGCGATAAGCAGGCAGTGTATAATTT encodes:
- a CDS encoding TRAP transporter small permease; its protein translation is MDKIEKIIATINRICIIIGGLSLLLMMLIGFANVASRCFWQPIKGSFEVIGFLGALTTAMALGYTQTRKNHVAIDILTNHYNAHWRRRAKTFSYLISALFFTLASWQTAVWGLNIRHSGEKSETLRISYYPFIFIVAIGLGLLAIILFLDFSKGLRQPENHREES
- a CDS encoding TRAP transporter substrate-binding protein is translated as MMTRKIMGKSLILLIIGTFLTLGLTLPAPAGAKTIELRYANFPPAPTFPCVQMERWAKEVAKRTNGAVKVTTFPGGTLLGAKNMLDGVISGIADIGCFCPPYIPGRFPLMEGIDLPVTFTNATAASLTFWDLYQKYQPKSYDKVKVLTLFTCAPGNLMSKVAVKKLSDLKKLEIRGTGISGKYLDAMGATPVAMPMSSVPESLQKGVVKGLFSSLEVMKDFKFAELCKHVTITNGPTTSFAVVMNLKKWNALPADVKKVFNDLGREQALWTGQYEDQHVKDALVWSKEKQGVGIYRFSAAETKEVNDKVKFMITGYLQKTKEAGLPGQQFLDDLYSLKAKYEKEYGK
- a CDS encoding CoA transferase, with the translated sequence MAQDDFFNQLTIISLEQAIVVPYFTYKMVHEGARVIRIEHPIITDPNRQVGEPVLAEEGMNSYFLTINAGKQAVTLNLKEKRGQQLLRKLIVGLNVDIFVTNQLPKNYVKLGIDYETLSACKSDLIWIGVTGFGPESNEGAYDPILQARSGLMEMTGEPDGPPQVLGIPLPDMGSSEQVYALTMRALLKREVNGSGSRIDFSMFRSAVSWQAINLPMVASFNRHISRRGNTHEFFAPVSVFKTKDGFIYLAVGNDRQWQALTELDGFSILNQEKYRQNAGRIADVVNLNRQVETITITFTSEELLQKFQQITLPASKINTMKDLLDDPLIKDHLLKTVDPDSGYTVTLSPPAYDTPHLREMNYQLPFPPRLGEHNQQIYHEEVGIQKTEMESLKKSNVI
- a CDS encoding FAD binding domain-containing protein; amino-acid sequence: MLSLPKIDYCRPENEEELLACMEAHQDNFALLAGGTALVNDLKRGLPSARVLISLGALQELRGIEYDREQDRLIIGSMTTLAEMSVSPVLQDLLPGLIEAVNMVAAPPIRNRATLGGNLCLDTRCYYYNQSLAWRKLREPCYKCGGKVCLAVPGAKQCQSVFCADLPPLLLALGAKLLIGPGETREMSLAELYTGNGVSPHCLPADEYIRSIVIEDTSRKWGCYRKFRLRKSLDFPLAGIAMAGEKTEDKSFKQLKIVLGALASGPLFVEVAAEILSGESYDDHDAVKQASTVLVASAKPVANIGSRPGHRKKMAGILLQKMVADLQDKK
- a CDS encoding (2Fe-2S)-binding protein; protein product: MMMEKRELILNINNEIHHLEVFPHETLREVLRDRLGLTGTKAACDDGSCGSCTVLLEGQPVRSCLLLAVEVEHQHIITIEGLAEGEKLHPMQQSFVDHHAIQCGFCSPGMILTGVAAVENQDKPLNRDEIREVVSGNLCRCTGYAKIIDAIEDVSKKQ